The following proteins are co-located in the Camelina sativa cultivar DH55 chromosome 12, Cs, whole genome shotgun sequence genome:
- the LOC104731998 gene encoding uncharacterized protein LOC104731998 isoform X2, giving the protein MLSIQWTTCRCPDSGHDLPSVDQRQNPSSAQGLSPVDQSHNERSELDSRNVMPSVDQPSVDQRQNPSSAQGLSPVDQSHNERSELDSRNVMPSVDQPSVDQRQNPSSAQGLSPVDQSHNERSELDSRNVMPSVDQVPEEPSQVIDASLLPHRLFATNRYPARGRNKLILKARVSDGYCQSFGWYCGV; this is encoded by the exons ATTCTGGGCATGATTTGCCTTCGGTGGACCAAAGACAAAACCCAAG TTCCGCTCAAGGTCTCTCTCCGGTGGACCAAAGCCATAACGAAAG GTCCGAGCTAGACTCTAGGAATGTCATGCCCTCGGTGGACCAGCCTTCGGTGGACCAAAGACAAAACCCAAG TTCCGCTCAAGGTCTCTCTCCGGTGGACCAAAGCCATAACGAAAG GTCCGAGCTAGACTCTAGGAATGTCATGCCCTCGGTGGACCAGCCTTCGGTGGACCAAAGACAAAACCCAAG TTCCGCTCAAGGTCTCTCTCCGGTGGACCAAAGCCATAACGAAAG GTCCGAGCTAGACTCTAGGAATGTCATGCCCTCGGTGGACCAGGTTCCGGAGGAACCCAGTCAGGTTATTGACGCCTCCTTACTCCCTCATAGGTTATTCGCTACTAACCGGTATCCTGCAAGAGGCCGTAATAAACTCATACTCAAAGCCAGAGTATCTGATGGATATTGTCAAAGTTTTGGATGGTACTGTGGAGTTTGA